A region of Nostoc sp. 'Peltigera membranacea cyanobiont' N6 DNA encodes the following proteins:
- a CDS encoding cobyrinate a,c-diamide synthase translates to MSVIIAGERSGVGKTTVTLTLLASLRRRDRSVQSFKVGPDYIDPMFHQHVTGLPCRNLDPVLTSETYIQQCFAHHSQLSEYALVEGVMGLFDGIGHGALGMGHGQEKQKLTDFASTAHIARLLNLPVVLVLDCSRLSGSVAAIAHGYQSFDPRIKIAGIVLNRVGSDRHLSLLKDSLEPLQLPILGVLRRQDNITIPDRHLGLVPTAELPELNALIDRLADLGDNCFDWQHLLPLLKSKPLPHPPSLPHPPSSIRIAVARDRAFNFYYQDNLDLLQQLGAELVFWSPLEDAAIPKDVQGMYFGGGFPEVFAQQLAENTSVRDGVKTAILKGMPAIAECGGLMYLCEQIIDFKGKSWSMAGVLPTSAVMGGRLTLGYRRAVALRDNLLVKAGTTVYGHEFHRSHLTITPTQPLFATSRYDCDENMGCEGWGFPANVHASYVHLHWGESGEIPQQFLKECVKVAF, encoded by the coding sequence ATCCGATGTTTCATCAACACGTCACTGGTCTTCCTTGTCGTAATTTAGACCCGGTGCTGACTTCTGAAACCTACATTCAGCAATGTTTTGCCCATCATAGTCAATTGAGTGAATATGCCCTAGTAGAAGGGGTGATGGGATTATTTGATGGAATTGGGCATGGGGCATTGGGCATGGGGCATGGGCAAGAAAAACAAAAATTAACTGATTTTGCTAGTACGGCACACATCGCGCGGCTGTTAAATTTACCTGTGGTGTTGGTGCTTGATTGTAGTCGTTTGTCTGGTTCTGTGGCTGCGATCGCTCACGGCTACCAATCTTTTGATCCGAGAATTAAAATAGCTGGGATAGTATTAAATCGCGTGGGAAGCGATCGCCACCTCTCTCTTCTCAAAGATTCCCTAGAACCCTTACAATTACCTATTCTCGGCGTACTGCGCCGTCAAGATAACATCACAATTCCCGATCGCCATTTGGGTTTAGTTCCCACAGCAGAACTCCCCGAACTCAACGCTTTAATCGATCGCCTCGCCGATTTAGGAGATAACTGCTTCGATTGGCAACATTTATTACCCCTGTTAAAATCAAAACCTCTGCCTCATCCCCCTTCTTTACCTCATCCACCATCCTCCATCAGAATTGCAGTCGCCCGCGATCGCGCTTTTAATTTTTACTACCAAGACAATCTCGATTTGCTGCAACAGCTTGGCGCAGAACTGGTTTTCTGGAGTCCTTTAGAAGATGCTGCAATCCCAAAAGATGTGCAGGGAATGTATTTTGGGGGAGGTTTCCCAGAAGTTTTTGCCCAGCAACTAGCAGAAAATACTAGCGTTCGCGATGGAGTGAAAACAGCCATTTTGAAAGGAATGCCTGCGATCGCAGAATGCGGAGGATTAATGTATTTATGCGAGCAAATTATCGATTTTAAGGGAAAATCTTGGTCGATGGCGGGAGTTTTACCGACATCTGCTGTCATGGGTGGGCGTTTAACTTTGGGCTATCGTCGTGCAGTCGCTTTGCGAGATAATCTGTTAGTAAAGGCAGGTACAACTGTTTACGGACATGAGTTTCATCGTTCCCATTTAACGATAACTCCCACTCAGCCGCTATTTGCAACTTCTCGCTACGACTGTGACGAAAATATGGGATGCGAAGGATGGGGTTTCCCTGCAAATGTTCACGCCTCTTATGTGCATCTGCATTGGGGAGAAAGTGGAGAAATTCCGCAACAGTTTCTTAAAGAATGTGTGAAAGTAGCATTTTGA
- a CDS encoding zinc-dependent peptidase, producing MIKAIVAFLIIGLIITGILINPILVKRRRNRLKHRPFPPLWNAIIENNLPIYLCLSPDEIRRLQGHIQVFLAEKQFIGCRGLQVTEEMKLTLAAVACLILLNERGHYFPRLRSILVYPNAYFVKETTSVGNYVVEERRVARLGESWTTDQLVLSWEQVKQDTNNWRDGRNVVLHEFAHQLDQEDGKAEGVPILQRNSDYPIWAQVMTEAYQQLCNDVSQGVNTVMDSYGATNPAEFFAVATETFFEKPYQLLSKHPVLYEQLQRYYQLDPVQWV from the coding sequence ATGATTAAAGCAATAGTTGCCTTTCTCATCATTGGGCTAATTATCACTGGGATTTTAATCAATCCCATTTTAGTCAAAAGGCGAAGAAACCGTCTCAAACATCGTCCTTTTCCGCCACTTTGGAATGCAATTATTGAGAATAATCTTCCCATTTACCTTTGTCTTTCTCCCGATGAAATTAGACGACTTCAGGGACATATTCAAGTATTTCTAGCAGAAAAACAATTTATTGGCTGTAGAGGATTACAAGTGACAGAGGAAATGAAACTAACCTTGGCTGCTGTCGCCTGTTTAATCCTACTAAATGAACGTGGACATTACTTTCCCAGACTTCGTTCAATTCTGGTATATCCCAATGCTTATTTTGTGAAAGAAACAACTTCCGTTGGAAATTATGTTGTTGAAGAAAGGCGCGTGGCAAGATTGGGTGAATCGTGGACAACTGACCAATTAGTACTATCTTGGGAACAGGTGAAACAAGACACTAATAATTGGAGAGATGGACGTAATGTTGTGCTTCATGAATTCGCCCATCAGTTAGATCAAGAAGATGGCAAAGCTGAAGGAGTTCCGATACTGCAACGCAACTCAGATTATCCGATTTGGGCGCAGGTGATGACAGAAGCATATCAGCAACTTTGTAATGATGTTTCACAAGGTGTAAACACGGTAATGGATAGCTATGGTGCCACAAATCCCGCAGAATTTTTTGCCGTAGCGACTGAGACATTCTTTGAGAAACCTTACCAATTATTATCCAAGCATCCGGTACTTTATGAGCAATTGCAACGTTACTATCAATTAGATCCTGTGCAATGGGTGTGA
- a CDS encoding class I SAM-dependent methyltransferase — protein MQLRPNQRLKLDDKDDKLFYAYPRFVTHVDEGFIQQLTDLYRDRLKPNTRIFDMMSSWVSHLPEEMQFDHVEGHGLNSEELARNSRLNHYFVQNLNENPQLPLADGDFDAVLNCVSVQYVQYPEAVFSEIYRILKPGGVAIISFSNRMFFEKAIQAWREASEAQRVELVKEYFASVPGFTTPEVIANKSTLPNFLQWLGAAGGDPFYAVIAYRS, from the coding sequence ATGCAATTAAGACCGAATCAACGCCTGAAATTAGACGACAAAGACGATAAGCTGTTCTATGCCTATCCCCGCTTCGTCACTCATGTCGATGAAGGATTTATTCAACAGCTAACGGATTTATATCGCGATCGCCTCAAACCCAACACCCGCATTTTTGATATGATGAGCAGCTGGGTATCTCATCTGCCAGAAGAGATGCAGTTTGACCATGTGGAAGGACACGGACTAAATAGTGAGGAGTTAGCACGAAATAGTCGCTTAAATCATTACTTTGTGCAAAATCTTAACGAAAATCCGCAGCTACCTTTAGCAGATGGAGATTTTGACGCTGTTCTCAATTGCGTATCTGTTCAGTATGTGCAATATCCAGAAGCAGTATTTTCTGAAATTTACCGCATATTGAAACCTGGTGGTGTGGCAATTATCAGCTTTTCTAACCGGATGTTTTTTGAAAAGGCAATTCAAGCTTGGCGAGAGGCTTCAGAAGCACAGCGAGTGGAATTAGTCAAAGAGTACTTTGCCTCAGTTCCAGGATTTACAACCCCAGAAGTTATAGCTAATAAGTCAACATTACCGAATTTTTTACAGTGGTTGGGTGCAGCTGGAGGAGATCCATTTTATGCTGTCATAGCTTACCGTAGTTAG
- a CDS encoding EVE domain-containing protein translates to MNYWLMKSEPEAYSIADLQQQSQTIWDGVRNYQARNFLRLMQEGDLAFFYHSNTNFPGIAGLMRVVKKDIADPTQFEPKSKYYDPKSTSESPRWQTVVVEFVETFSNPILLSILKEKFNAEELILVRQGNRLSVMPVPEAVALKILVMKNF, encoded by the coding sequence ATGAATTATTGGCTAATGAAATCAGAGCCAGAAGCCTACAGCATTGCTGACCTTCAACAGCAAAGCCAGACTATCTGGGACGGTGTTCGCAATTATCAAGCTCGCAACTTTTTGCGCCTTATGCAGGAAGGAGACTTAGCTTTTTTCTACCATTCCAATACTAATTTTCCAGGTATTGCTGGGTTAATGCGTGTCGTCAAAAAAGATATTGCTGACCCGACTCAGTTTGAGCCAAAAAGTAAATACTACGACCCGAAATCAACTTCCGAATCCCCTCGTTGGCAAACAGTTGTAGTAGAATTTGTTGAGACTTTTTCTAATCCTATTTTGCTATCAATACTCAAAGAAAAGTTTAACGCTGAAGAGTTAATCTTAGTAAGACAAGGAAATCGGTTATCGGTGATGCCTGTTCCTGAAGCAGTAGCTTTGAAGATTCTGGTGATGAAAAACTTCTAA
- a CDS encoding cyclic nucleotide-binding domain-containing protein, which translates to MLTSVDRLLFVRRVPIFKELRDDFIVRLTSVMNELSFPANYTIFRQGEEGRSLYIVVSGRVKVHIGNKQLAEVDRGKYFGEMAVFDTQTRSATATTLEPCEFLELTQEQLYDAIEETPEIAVNIIRELSRLIRKLNDDMNITASGRH; encoded by the coding sequence ATGCTAACCAGTGTTGACCGTTTATTATTTGTCCGGCGAGTCCCGATTTTTAAGGAATTGCGGGATGATTTTATTGTGCGGCTCACTTCAGTGATGAACGAACTGTCATTTCCAGCTAATTACACCATCTTTCGCCAGGGAGAAGAAGGGCGATCGCTCTATATTGTCGTGTCAGGGAGGGTTAAAGTTCACATCGGCAATAAACAACTTGCAGAGGTGGATCGGGGGAAATATTTTGGTGAGATGGCAGTATTTGATACTCAAACTCGTTCCGCCACTGCAACGACTTTGGAACCTTGCGAGTTTTTGGAACTGACGCAAGAGCAATTGTATGATGCGATCGAAGAAACTCCTGAAATTGCGGTGAATATCATTCGTGAATTATCCCGTCTGATTCGCAAGTTGAATGACGACATGAATATAACTGCATCAGGTCGTCATTAG
- a CDS encoding ArnT family glycosyltransferase translates to MFYKLHFLQHIWRQIRLVGSLPYLSLLVWILPLLLFTSGHNSLMAHDEALYASRARLMFDSGNWITPWERAHHKTPGPYWLIASFFNLFGMSDTSARIPSMIASIFSLWLVYEIGKIMLGKNLAWLAAAILSVEFLWLQYSRLSTPDVPMIFLVLLAILSLIKTEIHPKYRYFWSFIAGLSLSLGFLVRSFMIFLPIIALFPYLIWEHHRHRHLSNPILYLGFFVGLIPTCIWLWLSWLHYGNRSFEELLKFVVQLGSENQNHNSPLFYMWNIPLKSFPWAFFGILGLVLILRRPIYRYQLILVGFPVVLFCELSIFTTRFPHYSLCLYPFIALFASVGLNWLGNIYQTGIYPKLSIEKGNAIRNLPRNLSYGFGCLGILLVISSIGILCWGSSDIRRFATITLVMGLGWLILPVVWISRYHFGKKFLTARYWIAGWLIPCWLALAMTGSIGLLSDYNPVLRTFLQQPAIASIIQSHPTYYVQIDQKTQVLFEFYLPIHVQPVASISQIPALSYAWIYADRSPRLSRPHRIIGTVQEDQLIQFTP, encoded by the coding sequence ATGTTCTATAAATTACACTTTTTGCAGCATATTTGGCGACAAATCCGCCTAGTCGGATCGTTACCCTATTTGAGTTTGTTAGTTTGGATACTGCCCTTATTACTATTTACTTCTGGACACAATAGCCTGATGGCACATGATGAAGCACTTTATGCTTCGCGTGCCCGTTTGATGTTTGATTCTGGTAATTGGATAACTCCTTGGGAAAGGGCACATCATAAAACCCCCGGCCCTTATTGGTTAATTGCTAGTTTTTTTAACCTGTTTGGGATGAGTGATACTAGTGCGCGTATTCCTAGTATGATTGCTAGCATTTTTAGCTTATGGCTTGTATATGAAATAGGCAAAATTATGCTAGGCAAAAATTTGGCTTGGCTAGCTGCTGCAATTTTAAGTGTTGAATTTCTCTGGCTACAATACTCTCGCTTAAGTACACCTGATGTCCCGATGATTTTCTTAGTACTTTTAGCTATTTTATCTTTAATCAAAACGGAAATACACCCTAAATATCGCTACTTCTGGAGTTTTATAGCTGGGTTAAGTTTAAGTTTAGGCTTCTTAGTTAGAAGCTTTATGATTTTTTTACCAATTATAGCTTTATTCCCTTATTTAATTTGGGAACATCACCGTCATCGTCATCTTAGTAATCCAATTTTGTATTTAGGTTTTTTCGTAGGTTTAATACCCACTTGCATTTGGCTATGGTTAAGTTGGTTGCACTACGGAAATCGGAGTTTTGAGGAGTTACTCAAGTTTGTTGTGCAGTTAGGTTCTGAGAATCAAAATCATAATAGTCCACTATTCTATATGTGGAATATCCCCTTAAAATCTTTTCCTTGGGCTTTTTTCGGGATTTTAGGTTTAGTTCTGATTCTCCGTCGTCCTATTTATCGCTACCAGTTAATATTAGTTGGTTTTCCAGTTGTCTTATTTTGTGAACTTAGTATTTTTACCACTCGTTTCCCTCACTATAGTCTTTGTCTTTATCCGTTCATCGCTTTATTTGCATCTGTGGGTTTAAATTGGCTAGGCAATATTTATCAGACAGGAATTTACCCAAAATTATCTATTGAAAAAGGTAATGCAATAAGGAATCTTCCTCGGAATCTCAGCTATGGCTTTGGTTGCCTTGGTATTTTGCTTGTTATAAGCAGTATTGGCATTCTTTGTTGGGGGAGTTCTGATATTCGCAGGTTTGCGACTATTACCTTGGTTATGGGCTTAGGTTGGTTAATTTTACCTGTGGTGTGGATTAGTCGTTACCACTTTGGCAAAAAGTTTCTCACAGCGCGTTACTGGATTGCAGGTTGGTTAATTCCCTGTTGGCTAGCCTTAGCGATGACGGGTAGCATCGGGCTGTTAAGTGACTATAACCCAGTTTTGAGAACTTTTTTACAACAACCTGCGATCGCCTCAATTATCCAATCTCATCCTACCTACTATGTCCAAATAGATCAGAAAACCCAAGTTCTGTTTGAGTTCTATCTTCCTATTCATGTCCAACCAGTAGCCTCTATTTCGCAAATACCAGCTTTGAGCTATGCTTGGATCTATGCCGATCGATCCCCTAGATTATCTAGACCTCACCGCATCATCGGTACTGTTCAAGAGGATCAATTGATTCAATTTACCCCCTAA